The Vibrio cyclitrophicus sequence TATCAAGCTAGGTCGAGATGCTCTTTTCAACTACTTACGTGATGAACGATTATTGGTAAGACCTAAACGTAGTTTTACAAAAACGACAAACAGTAAGCATTGGATGAAAAAACATCCGAACTTATTAAAGAACTACAAACCATGCAATCCAGAGGGTGTGTTAGTAAGTGACATTACCTATATCCAATCAGATGAAGGTGTTCACTATCTCTCATTGGTAACTGATGCGTTTAGTCGGAAAATTATGGGCTACGAGCTGAGCAACGAAATGAAGGCGACGGATGTTGTGAAAGCGCTAGATATGGCTGTTAAGGGACGTCAATATCATTGTTCGTGTATCCATCACTCTGATCGTGGTCTCCAGTACTGCTCAGGTGTTTATCAAGATAAGTTGAAAAGTAGCGGCATAATCCCCTCGATGACAGACGGTTATGACTGCTACCAAAATGCATTAGCAGAGAGAGTAAATGGAATACTGAAACAAGAGTTCTTACTTGATAAGTGTAGAAACCTCGGAGAGCTTAAACAACTAGTAAAAGAGTCTATAAGTACCTATAACAACATGAGGCCGCACCTTAGCCTTAGGATGAAAACTCCAAATGAGGTGCATGAAAAAAGCCAACAGCTGGCGCTATTGGCTTAGTAGAAATACTGTCAACGTATTTTAGGACGAGACATACGGTTGATTCAACGAGTTAAGGAACGGTTTAGAGTCTCTTAAGCTGATACCGAATTACTTAGTACCGAAGATCTTATCACCAGCATCGCCAAGACCAGGAACAATGTAGCCCTTGTCGTTTAGCTTCTCATCGATTGCAGCGGTGTAAAGCTCAACGTCTGGGTGCGCTTTTTCTAGAGCAGCGATACCTTCAGGAGCAGCAACAAGCACAAGAATCTTAAAGTGCTTACAACCTTTCTCTTTCATCAGGTCGATAGTCGCGATCATAGAACCACCTGTCGCAAGCATTGGGTCTACTACTAGAGCAATACGCTCATCGATGTTAGATGCAAGCTTGTTGAAGTATGGTACTGGCTCAAGTGTTTCTTCGTCACGGTAGATACCAACAACGCTGATACGTGCACTTGGAATGTGCTCAAGAACGCCGTCCATCATGCCTAGACCAGCACGTAGGATTGGCACTACAGTTACTTTTTTACCTTTAATTTGGTCAACTTCTACTGGACCGTTCCAACCGTTAATCGTCACACGCTCAGTTTCAAAGTCTGATGTCGCTTCGTATGTTAGAAGGCTACCCACTTCTGTCGCTAGCTCACGAAAACGCTTAGTGCTAATCTCACCTTCACGCATCAGGCCAATTTTATGTTTTACTAGCGGGTGTTTCACTTCAACAACTTTCATTTCCAACTCCGGCAATATTTAAACAAACCTGTAGATTATACACGAACTCTAAGGTTATTTCAGAATCTTTATTCTAATAAAAAAAACCGCGCAAACGTTTGCTCTTGGTAATCAAGCCCTGTTAGAATAGCGCCGTTTTCACATCCAACTTAAGTTCGAGGACTATCCCGTGAGTGGTAATACTTCTTCTCTAAGCTACAAAGACGCTGGTGTTGATATCGACGCAGGTAATGCACTAGTAGACCGTATCAAAGGTGCTGTTAAACGCACTCGTCGCCCTGAAGTAATGGGCGGTATTGGTGGCTTTGGCGCCCTATGTGAACTTCCAACGAAATACAAAGAGCCGGTACTTGTTTCAGGTACTGATGGTGTTGGTACTAAACTTCGCCTTGCTTTGGATCTGAAAAAACACGACACCATTGGTATCGACCTAGTGGCAATGTGTGTGAACGACTTAATCGTTCAAGGTGGTGAGCCGCTATTCTTCCTAGACTACTACGCAACAGGTAAGCTAGATGTAGATACAGCAGCAGACGTTGTTTCTGGTATTGCTGAAGGCTGTGTTCAAGCTGGCTGTGCACTAATCGGTGGTGAAACTGCTGAAATGCCAGGTATGTACGAAGGCGACGACTACGATGTAGCTGGCTTCTGTGTTGGTGTTGTAGAAAAAGCTGACATCATTGACGGCACTAAAGTAGCAGCAGGCGACGCACTTATCGCTGTTGGCTCAAGTGGTCCACACTCAAACGGTTACTCTTTAATTCGTAAAGTTCTAGAAGTTTCTGGTGCTGATAAGAGTGAAGAACTAGAAGGTCGCACTATCGGTGAGCACCTACTAGAACCCACTAAGATTTACATCAAATCGGCACTTAAGATGATTGCTGAACATGACATTCATGCTATCTCGCACATCACCGGTGGTGGTTTCTGGGAAAACATCCCACGCGTACTTCCTGAAGGCACTAAAGCAGTCATTGATGGCAAGAGCTGGGAATGGCCTGCTATCTTCAACTGGCTACAAGAGAAAGGTAACGTGGAGACATTTGAAATGTACCGCACTTTCAACTGTGGTGTAGGCCTAGTTGTTGCTCTACCTAAAGATCAAGCAGACGCTGCTGTTGAACTACTGAAAGCTGAAGGCGAAAACGCTTGGGTTATCGGTGAGATCGCAAACGCAGAAGCTGGCGAAGAGCAAGTTGAAATCAAATAAG is a genomic window containing:
- the purM gene encoding phosphoribosylformylglycinamidine cyclo-ligase; this translates as MSGNTSSLSYKDAGVDIDAGNALVDRIKGAVKRTRRPEVMGGIGGFGALCELPTKYKEPVLVSGTDGVGTKLRLALDLKKHDTIGIDLVAMCVNDLIVQGGEPLFFLDYYATGKLDVDTAADVVSGIAEGCVQAGCALIGGETAEMPGMYEGDDYDVAGFCVGVVEKADIIDGTKVAAGDALIAVGSSGPHSNGYSLIRKVLEVSGADKSEELEGRTIGEHLLEPTKIYIKSALKMIAEHDIHAISHITGGGFWENIPRVLPEGTKAVIDGKSWEWPAIFNWLQEKGNVETFEMYRTFNCGVGLVVALPKDQADAAVELLKAEGENAWVIGEIANAEAGEEQVEIK
- a CDS encoding IS3 family transposase (programmed frameshift) encodes the protein MTTSNNTYVKRTQRDYTLGFKLQVVAAVERGDMTYKQAQTIYGIQGRSTVLTWLRKHGKMNWAQTPRMNTMHQSKPKESPAQKIKRLEKELEDEKIKNLFLNRVVDILDAEHGTSLRKKYLAKGARSLQEQDGISLVRVCKLCGITRQSVYQREKRAVHRQLELKPIKQMVLDIRRYMPRVGTRKLYFLLKPKLQEQGIKLGRDALFNYLRDERLLVRPKRSFTKTTNSKHWMKKHPNLLKNYKPCNPEGVLVSDITYIQSDEGVHYLSLVTDAFSRKIMGYELSNEMKATDVVKALDMAVKGRQYHCSCIHHSDRGLQYCSGVYQDKLKSSGIIPSMTDGYDCYQNALAERVNGILKQEFLLDKCRNLGELKQLVKESISTYNNMRPHLSLRMKTPNEVHEKSQQLALLA
- the upp gene encoding uracil phosphoribosyltransferase, translating into MKVVEVKHPLVKHKIGLMREGEISTKRFRELATEVGSLLTYEATSDFETERVTINGWNGPVEVDQIKGKKVTVVPILRAGLGMMDGVLEHIPSARISVVGIYRDEETLEPVPYFNKLASNIDERIALVVDPMLATGGSMIATIDLMKEKGCKHFKILVLVAAPEGIAALEKAHPDVELYTAAIDEKLNDKGYIVPGLGDAGDKIFGTK